Proteins encoded within one genomic window of Pongo pygmaeus isolate AG05252 chromosome 18, NHGRI_mPonPyg2-v2.0_pri, whole genome shotgun sequence:
- the PRSS53 gene encoding serine protease 53 isoform X5: MDCGAGPPSVLPSLELGRVFKPLSVVRSGDTGPRSYLVLGQDWGEVRTDIYCQCDPPLSTACGQRGPGPPKPQEGNTVPGEWPWQASVRRQGAHICSGSLVADTWVLTAAHCFEKAAATELNSWSVVLGSLQREGFSPGAEEPAHRFPFGASCWATGWDQDTSDDPRLQPQPRLFHQLLGPYAICACVSSVAPHVTVSTTSCTSDTCPTQPGLGCYVGAPSLGCRGPVRFDREKRRSRRGRGLALGWGLDSQDWGKELPSEGVCHSWAQASVLGFVAWLQGDSGGPVLCLEPDGHWVQAGIISFASSCAQEDAPVLLTNTAAHSSWLQARVQGAAFLAQSLETPEMSDEDSCVACGSLRTAGPQAGAPSPWPWDARLMHQGQLACGGALVSEEAVLTAAHCFIGRQAPEEWSVGLGTRPEEWGLKQLILHGAYTHPEGGYDVALLLLAQPVTLGASLRPLCLPYADHHLPDAERGWVLGRARPGAGISSLQTVPVTLLGPKACSRLHAAPGGDGSPILPGMVCTSAVGELPSCEGLSGAPLVHEVRGTWFLAGLHSFGDACQGPARPAVFTALPAYEDWVSSLDWQVYFAEEPEPEAEPGSCLANMSMWPWGLLPNPASPGPFSLQ; encoded by the exons ATGGACTGTGGTGCTGGGCCTCCCTCGGTGTTGCCTTCTCTGGAGCTGGGAAGG GTCTTCAAGCCGCTCAGCGTGGTAAGATCTGGGGACACGGGGCCTAGGTCTTACTTGGTTCTGGGTCAGGACTGGGGTGAGGTCAGGACAGATATCTACTGTCAGTGTGACCCACCCCTCTCCACAGCCTGTGGACAGCGTGGCCCCGGCCCCCCCAAGCCTCAGGAGGGCAACACAGTCCCCGGCGAGTGGCCCTGGCAGGCCAGTGTGAGGAGGCAGGGAGCCCACATCTGCAGCGGCTCCCTGGTGGCGGACACCTGGGTCCTCACTGCTGCCCACTGCTTTGAAAA GGCAGCAGCAACAGAACTGAACTCCTGGTCAGTGGTCCTGGGTTCTCTGCAGCGTGAGGGATTCAGCCCTGGGGCCGAAGAG cctgccCATCGCTTCCCCTTTGGAGCCTCCTGCTGGGCCACTGGCTGGGATCAGGACACCAGTGATG ATCCCagactccagccccagccccgtcTCTTTCACCAGCTGCTGGGACCCTACGCAATCTGCGCCTGCGTCTCATCAGTCGCCCCACATGTAACTGTATCTACAACCAGCTGCACCAGCGACACCTGTCCAACCCAGCCCGGCCTGGGATGCTATGTGGGGGCccccagcctggggtgcagggGCCCTGTCAGGTTTGatagggagaagagaaggagcagAAGGGGGAGGGGTCTAGCCCTGGGCTGGGGGTTGGACTCACAGGACTGGGGGAAAGAGCTGCCATCAGAGGGTGTCTGCCATAGCTGGGCTCAGGCATCTGTCCTTGGCTTTGTTGCCTGGCTCCAGGGAGATTCCGGGGGCCCTGTGCTGTGCCTCGAGCCTGATGGACACTGGGTTCAGGCTGGCATCATCAGCTTTGCATCAAGCTGTGCCCAGGAGGACGCTCCCGTGCTGCTGACCAACACAGCTGCTCACAGTTCCTGGCTGCAGGCTCGAGTTCAGGGGGCGGCTTTCCTGGCCCAGAGCCTAGAGACCCCGGAGATGAGTGATGAGGACAGCTGTGTAG CCTGTGGATCCTTGAGGACAGCAGGTCCCCAGGCAGGAGCACCCTCCCCATGGCCCTGGGATGCCAGGCTGATGCACCAGGGGCAGCTGGCCTGTGGCGGAGCCCTGGTGTCAGAGGAGGCGGTGCTAACTGCTGCCCACTGCTTCATTGG GCGCCAGGCCCCAGAGGAGTGGAGCGTAGGGCTGGGGACCAGACCGGAGGAGTGGGGCCTGAAGCAGCTCATCCTGCACGGAGCCTACACCCACCCTGAGGGGGGCTACGACGTGGCCCTCCTGCTGCTGGCCCAGCCTGTGACACTGGGAGCCAGCCTGCGGCCCCTCTGCCTGCCCTATGCTGACCACCACTTGCCTGATGCGGAGCGTGGCTGGGTCCTGGGACGGGCCCGCCCAGGAGCAG GCATCAGCTCCCTCCAGACAGTGCCCGTGACCCTCCTGGGGCCTAAGGCCTGCAGCCGGCTGCATGCAGCTCCTGGGGGTGACGGCAGCCCTATTCTGCCGGGGATGGTGTGTACCAGTGCTGTGGGTGAGCTGCCCAGCTGTGAG GGCCTGTCTGGGGCACCACTGGTGCATGAGGTGAGGGGCACATGGTTCCTGGCCGGGCTGCACAGCTTCGGAGATGCTTGCCAAGGCCCCGCCAGGCCGGCGGTCTTCACCGCGCTCCCTGCCTACGAGGACTGGGTCAGCAGTTTGGACTGGCAGGTCTACTTCGCCGAGGAACCAGAGCCCGAGGCTGAGCCTGGAagctgcctggccaacatgagtaTGTGGCCCTGGGGCCTCCTGCCAAACCCTGCCTCTCCAGGACCCTTCTCTCTCCAGTGA
- the PRSS53 gene encoding serine protease 53 isoform X1 produces the protein MDCGAGPPSVLPSLELGRVFKPLSVVRSGDTGPRSYLVLGQDWGEVRTDIYCQCDPPLSTACGQRGPGPPKPQEGNTVPGEWPWQASVRRQGAHICSGSLVADTWVLTAAHCFEKAAATELNSWSVVLGSLQREGFSPGAEEVGVAALQLPRAYNHYSQGSDLALLQLAHPTTHTPLCLPQPAHRFPFGASCWATGWDQDTSDDPRLQPQPRLFHQLLGPYAICACVSSVAPHVTVSTTSCTSDTCPTQPGLGCYVGAPSLGCRGPVRFDREKRRSRRGRGLALGWGLDSQDWGKELPSEGVCHSWAQASVLGFVAWLQGDSGGPVLCLEPDGHWVQAGIISFASSCAQEDAPVLLTNTAAHSSWLQARVQGAAFLAQSLETPEMSDEDSCVACGSLRTAGPQAGAPSPWPWDARLMHQGQLACGGALVSEEAVLTAAHCFIGRQAPEEWSVGLGTRPEEWGLKQLILHGAYTHPEGGYDVALLLLAQPVTLGASLRPLCLPYADHHLPDAERGWVLGRARPGAGISSLQTVPVTLLGPKACSRLHAAPGGDGSPILPGMVCTSAVGELPSCEGLSGAPLVHEVRGTWFLAGLHSFGDACQGPARPAVFTALPAYEDWVSSLDWQVYFAEEPEPEAEPGSCLANMSMWPWGLLPNPASPGPFSLQ, from the exons ATGGACTGTGGTGCTGGGCCTCCCTCGGTGTTGCCTTCTCTGGAGCTGGGAAGG GTCTTCAAGCCGCTCAGCGTGGTAAGATCTGGGGACACGGGGCCTAGGTCTTACTTGGTTCTGGGTCAGGACTGGGGTGAGGTCAGGACAGATATCTACTGTCAGTGTGACCCACCCCTCTCCACAGCCTGTGGACAGCGTGGCCCCGGCCCCCCCAAGCCTCAGGAGGGCAACACAGTCCCCGGCGAGTGGCCCTGGCAGGCCAGTGTGAGGAGGCAGGGAGCCCACATCTGCAGCGGCTCCCTGGTGGCGGACACCTGGGTCCTCACTGCTGCCCACTGCTTTGAAAA GGCAGCAGCAACAGAACTGAACTCCTGGTCAGTGGTCCTGGGTTCTCTGCAGCGTGAGGGATTCAGCCCTGGGGCCGAAGAGGTGGGGGTGGCTGCCCTGCAGTTGCCCAGGGCCTATAACCACTACAGCCAGGGCTCAGATCTGGCCCTGCTGCAGCTCGCGCACCCCACGACCCACACAcccctctgcctgccccagcctgccCATCGCTTCCCCTTTGGAGCCTCCTGCTGGGCCACTGGCTGGGATCAGGACACCAGTGATG ATCCCagactccagccccagccccgtcTCTTTCACCAGCTGCTGGGACCCTACGCAATCTGCGCCTGCGTCTCATCAGTCGCCCCACATGTAACTGTATCTACAACCAGCTGCACCAGCGACACCTGTCCAACCCAGCCCGGCCTGGGATGCTATGTGGGGGCccccagcctggggtgcagggGCCCTGTCAGGTTTGatagggagaagagaaggagcagAAGGGGGAGGGGTCTAGCCCTGGGCTGGGGGTTGGACTCACAGGACTGGGGGAAAGAGCTGCCATCAGAGGGTGTCTGCCATAGCTGGGCTCAGGCATCTGTCCTTGGCTTTGTTGCCTGGCTCCAGGGAGATTCCGGGGGCCCTGTGCTGTGCCTCGAGCCTGATGGACACTGGGTTCAGGCTGGCATCATCAGCTTTGCATCAAGCTGTGCCCAGGAGGACGCTCCCGTGCTGCTGACCAACACAGCTGCTCACAGTTCCTGGCTGCAGGCTCGAGTTCAGGGGGCGGCTTTCCTGGCCCAGAGCCTAGAGACCCCGGAGATGAGTGATGAGGACAGCTGTGTAG CCTGTGGATCCTTGAGGACAGCAGGTCCCCAGGCAGGAGCACCCTCCCCATGGCCCTGGGATGCCAGGCTGATGCACCAGGGGCAGCTGGCCTGTGGCGGAGCCCTGGTGTCAGAGGAGGCGGTGCTAACTGCTGCCCACTGCTTCATTGG GCGCCAGGCCCCAGAGGAGTGGAGCGTAGGGCTGGGGACCAGACCGGAGGAGTGGGGCCTGAAGCAGCTCATCCTGCACGGAGCCTACACCCACCCTGAGGGGGGCTACGACGTGGCCCTCCTGCTGCTGGCCCAGCCTGTGACACTGGGAGCCAGCCTGCGGCCCCTCTGCCTGCCCTATGCTGACCACCACTTGCCTGATGCGGAGCGTGGCTGGGTCCTGGGACGGGCCCGCCCAGGAGCAG GCATCAGCTCCCTCCAGACAGTGCCCGTGACCCTCCTGGGGCCTAAGGCCTGCAGCCGGCTGCATGCAGCTCCTGGGGGTGACGGCAGCCCTATTCTGCCGGGGATGGTGTGTACCAGTGCTGTGGGTGAGCTGCCCAGCTGTGAG GGCCTGTCTGGGGCACCACTGGTGCATGAGGTGAGGGGCACATGGTTCCTGGCCGGGCTGCACAGCTTCGGAGATGCTTGCCAAGGCCCCGCCAGGCCGGCGGTCTTCACCGCGCTCCCTGCCTACGAGGACTGGGTCAGCAGTTTGGACTGGCAGGTCTACTTCGCCGAGGAACCAGAGCCCGAGGCTGAGCCTGGAagctgcctggccaacatgagtaTGTGGCCCTGGGGCCTCCTGCCAAACCCTGCCTCTCCAGGACCCTTCTCTCTCCAGTGA
- the PRSS53 gene encoding serine protease 53 isoform X7 yields the protein MKWCWGPVLLIAGATVLMEGLQAAQRACGQRGPGPPKPQEGNTVPGEWPWQASVRRQGAHICSGSLVADTWVLTAAHCFEKAAATELNSWSVVLGSLQREGFSPGAEEVGVAALQLPRAYNHYSQGSDLALLQLAHPTTHTPLCLPQPAHRFPFGASCWATGWDQDTSDAAGTLRNLRLRLISRPTCNCIYNQLHQRHLSNPARPGMLCGGPQPGVQGPCQGDSGGPVLCLEPDGHWVQAGIISFASSCAQEDAPVLLTNTAAHSSWLQARVQGAAFLAQSLETPEMSDEDSCVACGSLRTAGPQAGAPSPWPWDARLMHQGQLACGGALVSEEAVLTAAHCFIGRQAPEEWSVGLGTRPEEWGLKQLILHGAYTHPEGGYDVALLLLAQPVTLGASLRPLCLPYADHHLPDAERGWVLGRARPGAGISSLQTVPVTLLGPKACSRLHAAPGGDGSPILPGMVCTSAVGELPSCEGLSGAPLVHEVRGTWFLAGLHSFGDACQGPARPAVFTALPAYEDWVSSLDWQVYFAEEPEPEAEPGSCLANMSMWPWGLLPNPASPGPFSLQ from the exons ATGAAGTGGTGCTGGGGCCCGGTGCTGCTCATCGCGGGTGCCACGGTCCTCATGGAGG GTCTTCAAGCCGCTCAGCGTG CCTGTGGACAGCGTGGCCCCGGCCCCCCCAAGCCTCAGGAGGGCAACACAGTCCCCGGCGAGTGGCCCTGGCAGGCCAGTGTGAGGAGGCAGGGAGCCCACATCTGCAGCGGCTCCCTGGTGGCGGACACCTGGGTCCTCACTGCTGCCCACTGCTTTGAAAA GGCAGCAGCAACAGAACTGAACTCCTGGTCAGTGGTCCTGGGTTCTCTGCAGCGTGAGGGATTCAGCCCTGGGGCCGAAGAGGTGGGGGTGGCTGCCCTGCAGTTGCCCAGGGCCTATAACCACTACAGCCAGGGCTCAGATCTGGCCCTGCTGCAGCTCGCGCACCCCACGACCCACACAcccctctgcctgccccagcctgccCATCGCTTCCCCTTTGGAGCCTCCTGCTGGGCCACTGGCTGGGATCAGGACACCAGTGATG CTGCTGGGACCCTACGCAATCTGCGCCTGCGTCTCATCAGTCGCCCCACATGTAACTGTATCTACAACCAGCTGCACCAGCGACACCTGTCCAACCCAGCCCGGCCTGGGATGCTATGTGGGGGCccccagcctggggtgcagggGCCCTGTCAG GGAGATTCCGGGGGCCCTGTGCTGTGCCTCGAGCCTGATGGACACTGGGTTCAGGCTGGCATCATCAGCTTTGCATCAAGCTGTGCCCAGGAGGACGCTCCCGTGCTGCTGACCAACACAGCTGCTCACAGTTCCTGGCTGCAGGCTCGAGTTCAGGGGGCGGCTTTCCTGGCCCAGAGCCTAGAGACCCCGGAGATGAGTGATGAGGACAGCTGTGTAG CCTGTGGATCCTTGAGGACAGCAGGTCCCCAGGCAGGAGCACCCTCCCCATGGCCCTGGGATGCCAGGCTGATGCACCAGGGGCAGCTGGCCTGTGGCGGAGCCCTGGTGTCAGAGGAGGCGGTGCTAACTGCTGCCCACTGCTTCATTGG GCGCCAGGCCCCAGAGGAGTGGAGCGTAGGGCTGGGGACCAGACCGGAGGAGTGGGGCCTGAAGCAGCTCATCCTGCACGGAGCCTACACCCACCCTGAGGGGGGCTACGACGTGGCCCTCCTGCTGCTGGCCCAGCCTGTGACACTGGGAGCCAGCCTGCGGCCCCTCTGCCTGCCCTATGCTGACCACCACTTGCCTGATGCGGAGCGTGGCTGGGTCCTGGGACGGGCCCGCCCAGGAGCAG GCATCAGCTCCCTCCAGACAGTGCCCGTGACCCTCCTGGGGCCTAAGGCCTGCAGCCGGCTGCATGCAGCTCCTGGGGGTGACGGCAGCCCTATTCTGCCGGGGATGGTGTGTACCAGTGCTGTGGGTGAGCTGCCCAGCTGTGAG GGCCTGTCTGGGGCACCACTGGTGCATGAGGTGAGGGGCACATGGTTCCTGGCCGGGCTGCACAGCTTCGGAGATGCTTGCCAAGGCCCCGCCAGGCCGGCGGTCTTCACCGCGCTCCCTGCCTACGAGGACTGGGTCAGCAGTTTGGACTGGCAGGTCTACTTCGCCGAGGAACCAGAGCCCGAGGCTGAGCCTGGAagctgcctggccaacatgagtaTGTGGCCCTGGGGCCTCCTGCCAAACCCTGCCTCTCCAGGACCCTTCTCTCTCCAGTGA